A stretch of Actinomycetota bacterium DNA encodes these proteins:
- the rpsG gene encoding 30S ribosomal protein S7 — MPRKGPVARREVDSDPKYGSVLVTQLTNRIMSDGKRSLAERIVYDALANIGNRTQGGDPLSVLKRAVDNVRPQLEVKSRRVGGATYQVPIEVRPARGTTLALRWIHQYALIRREKTMAERLAGELMDASNGIGAAVKRREDTHKMAEANRAFAHYRW; from the coding sequence ATGCCGCGTAAGGGACCAGTTGCCCGCCGCGAGGTCGACTCCGACCCCAAGTACGGGTCGGTGCTGGTGACGCAGTTGACCAACCGCATCATGAGCGACGGCAAGCGGTCGCTCGCCGAGCGCATCGTGTACGACGCGTTGGCCAACATCGGCAACCGCACCCAAGGTGGCGACCCGTTGTCGGTCCTCAAGCGCGCGGTCGACAACGTCCGTCCCCAGCTGGAGGTCAAGTCCCGCCGGGTGGGGGGCGCCACGTACCAGGTGCCGATCGAGGTCCGCCCCGCCAGAGGGACCACCCTGGCGCTGCGCTGGATCCACCAGTACGCGCTGATCCGCCGGGAGAAGACCATGGCGGAGCGCCTCGCCGGCGAACTGATGGACGCCTCGAACGGGATCGGCGCGGCGGTCAAGCGCCGTGAGGACACGCACAAGATGGCCGAAGCGAACCGGGCATTCGCCCACTACCGCTGGTGA
- the rpsL gene encoding 30S ribosomal protein S12: MPTIQQLVRKGRAAKDTKTKSPALKGSPQRRGVCTRVYTTTPKKPNSALRKVCRVRLTSGIEVTAYIPGEGHNLQEHSIVLVRGGRVKDLPGVRYKVIRGTLDAAPVRDRRQSRSRYGVKKEG, encoded by the coding sequence ATGCCCACCATCCAGCAGCTGGTTCGCAAGGGCCGGGCCGCCAAGGACACCAAGACGAAGTCCCCGGCGCTGAAGGGCTCCCCGCAGCGTCGGGGCGTCTGTACGCGGGTGTACACGACCACGCCGAAGAAGCCGAACTCGGCGCTGCGCAAGGTGTGCCGCGTGCGACTGACGTCGGGGATCGAGGTCACGGCGTACATCCCCGGCGAGGGTCACAACCTGCAGGAGCACTCGATCGTGCTCGTCCGCGGGGGGCGGGTGAAGGACCTGCCGGGTGTCCGGTACAAGGTGATCCGAGGAACCCTCGACGCCGCACCGGTGCGTGATCGCAGGCAGAGCCGGTCGCGGTACGGCGTGAAGAAGGAAGGCTAG